A single Leptolyngbya sp. 'hensonii' DNA region contains:
- the topA gene encoding type I DNA topoisomerase — MATLVIVESPTKARTIRNYLPSNYRVEASMGHVRDLPQSASEIPAAIKGEKWTQLGVNVEADFEPLYVVPKDKAKVVKSLKDALKEVDELVLATDEDREGESISWHLLQLLKPKVPTKRMVFHEITQEAIQTALQNCRNVDEQLVRAQETRRILDRLVGYTLSPLLWKKIAWGLSAGRVQSVAVRLLVTRERQRRAFRKGSYWDLKAELTKDDNLFEAKLLTLAGVRLANGGDFNEATGQVIAGRNVRLLNEAEARALQERLQDKTWQVAALEERPVTRKPSAPFTTSTLQQESNRKLRLSARDTMRVAQSLYEQGYITYMRTDSVHLSQQAITAARDCVEAMYGTAYLSPKPRQYATKSKGAQEAHEAIRPAGSTFRTPQETGLSGRELQLYDLIWKRTVASQMAEARQTHITVQLQVEDAEFRASGKRIDFPGFFRAYVEGSDDPDAAIENQEVILPDLQVGDSPTCTELAAIGHETQPPARYTEASLVKMLESEGIGRPSTYATIIGTIIDRGYAQMTNNTLVPTFTAFAVTSLLERYFPDLVDTSFTARMEQTLDEISTGEAAWLPYLRNFYLGESGLETQVKEQESQIDPAAARTVELADLDAKVRIGRFGPYLEVENGEGLVKASIPKDVMPADLDPDQVETLLRQKTEGPDKLGFHSETGEPIYILVGSYGPYVQLGDATAENPKPKRASLPKGKTMEALTLEEAEGLLSLPRLLGSHPEKGGKIQAGMGRFGPYIVLDLGKEGKEYRSLKAGDDVVTISLERAIELLNEPKTGRGSRKTAKPLRELGAHPADAEPVNVYDGPYGPYIKHQKINVSLPEGQTVESLTLEAALELLAAKSKTAKSGRKPKASRTATTEPETDTTAAKKTTTKKTTTKKTATKTAATKTAATKKTTDKTTKTTTTSRKKAAS; from the coding sequence ATGGCAACCCTCGTCATCGTCGAATCTCCAACCAAAGCTCGCACCATTCGGAACTATCTACCCTCCAACTACCGGGTAGAAGCATCCATGGGGCATGTGCGTGATTTACCTCAGTCCGCCAGCGAGATTCCAGCGGCCATCAAAGGAGAAAAATGGACGCAATTGGGGGTCAACGTTGAGGCCGATTTCGAGCCCCTGTATGTAGTTCCTAAGGACAAAGCCAAGGTGGTCAAGTCCCTCAAGGATGCCCTTAAAGAAGTAGATGAACTGGTCCTGGCTACTGACGAAGACCGGGAAGGGGAAAGTATTAGCTGGCATCTATTGCAGTTACTGAAACCCAAAGTCCCCACCAAACGCATGGTTTTCCATGAGATCACCCAGGAAGCCATTCAGACTGCGCTCCAAAACTGTCGGAATGTAGATGAGCAACTGGTACGAGCCCAGGAAACTCGACGCATTCTCGATCGCCTGGTCGGCTATACCCTCTCTCCCCTGCTCTGGAAAAAAATTGCCTGGGGCCTCTCAGCCGGACGAGTGCAGTCCGTGGCGGTGCGGCTCCTGGTTACACGAGAGCGCCAGCGTCGGGCCTTCCGGAAAGGCTCTTACTGGGATCTGAAAGCAGAGTTAACTAAGGATGATAATCTCTTTGAAGCCAAACTACTGACCCTAGCTGGAGTCCGGCTGGCTAATGGTGGGGATTTTAATGAAGCCACAGGTCAGGTGATCGCTGGTCGGAATGTACGGCTCCTGAACGAAGCGGAAGCCCGGGCCTTACAGGAACGCCTGCAGGATAAAACCTGGCAGGTAGCGGCTCTGGAAGAACGGCCCGTCACCCGCAAACCCTCCGCTCCCTTTACCACCTCAACCCTGCAGCAGGAGTCGAACCGCAAGCTACGCCTGTCGGCACGGGACACCATGCGGGTCGCCCAAAGTCTCTATGAGCAGGGCTACATCACCTACATGCGAACCGATTCAGTCCATCTGTCCCAGCAGGCGATCACGGCTGCCCGGGACTGTGTGGAAGCCATGTATGGAACAGCGTATCTGAGCCCGAAGCCGCGCCAGTACGCCACCAAAAGCAAGGGAGCTCAGGAAGCTCACGAAGCCATTCGCCCAGCCGGGAGTACCTTCCGAACCCCCCAGGAAACAGGCCTGAGTGGCCGGGAACTACAGCTCTATGACTTGATCTGGAAACGGACGGTGGCTTCCCAAATGGCAGAAGCTCGCCAAACCCACATTACCGTGCAACTCCAGGTGGAAGATGCAGAGTTTCGGGCCAGCGGCAAACGGATTGATTTTCCAGGGTTTTTCCGGGCCTATGTGGAAGGGTCTGATGATCCGGATGCTGCGATCGAAAACCAGGAGGTGATCCTGCCCGATTTGCAAGTTGGAGACAGCCCCACCTGTACTGAACTGGCTGCAATCGGCCATGAAACCCAACCCCCGGCCCGCTATACCGAAGCCTCTCTGGTAAAAATGCTGGAGAGCGAGGGCATTGGTCGGCCCAGTACCTATGCCACAATCATTGGCACCATTATCGATCGGGGCTATGCCCAGATGACGAATAACACACTGGTGCCGACCTTCACCGCCTTTGCAGTCACTTCTCTACTGGAGCGCTATTTTCCTGACTTGGTGGATACCAGCTTCACCGCCCGCATGGAACAGACTCTGGATGAAATTTCCACCGGAGAAGCAGCCTGGTTACCCTATCTGCGGAACTTCTATCTGGGGGAAAGCGGGCTAGAAACTCAGGTCAAGGAACAGGAAAGTCAGATCGACCCAGCTGCTGCCCGTACCGTTGAGTTGGCAGATCTGGACGCGAAAGTTCGAATTGGTCGCTTTGGTCCCTACCTGGAGGTAGAAAACGGAGAAGGGTTAGTCAAAGCCTCAATTCCCAAAGATGTCATGCCTGCCGATCTAGATCCAGATCAGGTGGAAACCCTACTCCGGCAGAAAACGGAAGGGCCAGACAAGCTGGGTTTCCATTCCGAGACCGGGGAACCCATTTACATTCTGGTTGGCAGCTATGGGCCTTACGTCCAGTTGGGAGATGCCACGGCAGAAAATCCCAAACCCAAGCGCGCCTCCTTGCCCAAAGGCAAAACCATGGAAGCCCTGACCCTGGAAGAAGCAGAAGGGCTCCTCTCCTTACCCCGGTTGCTGGGGTCCCATCCTGAGAAGGGGGGTAAAATCCAGGCGGGTATGGGCCGCTTTGGACCTTACATTGTCCTGGATCTAGGCAAAGAGGGGAAAGAATATCGATCGCTAAAAGCGGGCGATGATGTAGTGACCATTTCTCTGGAGCGGGCGATCGAACTCCTGAATGAGCCGAAAACAGGTCGCGGGAGCCGTAAAACAGCCAAGCCTCTGCGGGAGTTGGGGGCTCATCCAGCCGATGCAGAGCCTGTTAATGTATATGATGGTCCCTACGGCCCTTACATCAAGCATCAAAAGATAAATGTTTCTTTACCTGAGGGGCAGACGGTAGAATCCCTGACTCTGGAAGCGGCTCTAGAATTGCTGGCAGCCAAATCAAAGACAGCGAAGTCTGGTCGAAAACCTAAGGCAAGCCGCACAGCAACCACCGAACCGGAGACGGACACAACTGCGGCGAAGAAGACTACGACAAAGAAAACTACAACCAAAAAGACTGCAACTAAAACGGCTGCAACTAAAACGGCTGCAACCAAAAAGACTACTGATAAAACCACTAAAACCACAACCACCAGCCGAAAAAAGGCCGCATCGTAG
- a CDS encoding FecR family protein produces the protein MLIAIGSLMASCGAAISEGEVSQSPSSAVSSPQPLAKVDPTAQITEIQKQPVLVRQLQAKEEIAGREGMGLQMGETIRTQGEAMAEITLQNGLGFRLARNSVLTINPQNELNLTSGDMLTWVPPGRKIPATIVTPTAIAGIRGTTVFVSVPKDGKTPATFFSWEGTVAVRVKGHNEEMLLRTGEEVKIGPGDRDIAKLRRKIRRFSRREFLRRRKESVMMNQFRKPIATHKVIEAAIPGRNPSP, from the coding sequence ATGTTGATTGCCATTGGCTCCCTAATGGCCAGTTGCGGTGCTGCTATTTCGGAAGGAGAGGTTTCTCAATCTCCTTCGTCTGCCGTGAGTTCTCCCCAGCCTTTAGCCAAGGTAGACCCAACCGCCCAGATTACAGAAATTCAGAAACAGCCAGTCCTGGTCCGGCAATTACAGGCTAAGGAGGAGATTGCGGGCCGTGAAGGGATGGGATTGCAGATGGGAGAAACCATTCGGACTCAGGGAGAGGCAATGGCCGAAATTACCCTGCAGAATGGCCTGGGATTTCGACTGGCCCGCAACTCCGTACTGACGATCAACCCTCAGAATGAGTTGAATCTGACTTCAGGAGATATGCTCACCTGGGTGCCACCGGGCCGGAAAATTCCGGCTACGATCGTCACTCCCACTGCCATTGCTGGGATTCGGGGCACCACTGTTTTCGTCAGTGTGCCCAAAGATGGTAAAACCCCAGCGACATTTTTCTCCTGGGAGGGGACCGTGGCGGTGCGGGTGAAGGGCCATAACGAAGAAATGCTCTTGAGAACTGGAGAAGAGGTGAAGATTGGCCCTGGAGATCGGGATATTGCAAAGCTGCGACGCAAGATTCGCCGTTTCAGTCGGCGGGAGTTTCTGCGGCGGCGGAAAGAATCTGTGATGATGAACCAATTTCGCAAGCCGATCGCCACCCATAAGGTGATTGAAGCGGCGATCCCAGGCCGAAACCCATCCCCTTAA
- the rplI gene encoding 50S ribosomal protein L9 — MAKRVQLVLKQDISKLGRTGDVVEVAPGYARNYLIPSGLALRTTPGILKQVERRKEEERQRLLELKKVAEAQKVEIEKIGKITISKQVGENDAIFGTVTEREIAAALQEALGQDVDRREITLPAIHKLGSYQAEIKLHPEVSVEIEVQVVAN; from the coding sequence ATGGCAAAACGGGTTCAACTAGTCCTTAAGCAGGACATCAGCAAGCTGGGCAGGACAGGCGATGTGGTTGAAGTTGCCCCCGGTTATGCCCGGAATTACTTAATTCCCTCCGGTCTGGCCCTCCGGACAACCCCTGGCATTCTAAAACAGGTCGAACGGCGCAAGGAAGAAGAACGGCAACGGCTTCTGGAGCTAAAAAAAGTGGCAGAAGCTCAAAAAGTCGAGATCGAGAAGATTGGCAAAATCACCATCAGCAAACAGGTGGGGGAAAACGATGCTATTTTTGGTACAGTGACTGAGCGGGAAATCGCTGCGGCTCTCCAGGAAGCTCTGGGGCAGGACGTGGACCGGCGGGAAATCACCCTGCCTGCGATTCATAAATTGGGCTCGTACCAGGCCGAGATTAAGTTACATCCAGAAGTCTCTGTAGAGATTGAAGTTCAGGTTGTGGCGAACTAA
- the dnaB gene encoding replicative DNA helicase, whose translation MVQELNFQAVSDRLPPQNIDAEEAILGGILLDPEAMGRVADRLRPEALYINAHQQIYRAMLALHSQGRPTDLMSVTAWLQDHQLLGKVGGQGRLAQLVERTISAVNVDQYASLVMDKYLRRKLIQAGQEVVQLGYETGTDLATVLDQSEQKVFSITQDRPSRGLMATSDILTDTFSDIENRSLGLVLPGIACGFYDLDAMTQGFQRSDLVIVAGRPSMGKTSFVLNIGRNIAAFHKMPVAVFSLEMSKEQLVYRLLSGESQVESGRLRAGRISQNEWEPLGHAISNLSQLPIFIDDTPDITVNEMRSKARKLQAESGQPLGLILIDYLQLMEGSGGDNRVQELSKVTRGLKGLARELQVPIIALSQLSRGVESRTNKRPMMSDLRESGSIEQDSDLIMMIYRDEYYNPDTPDRGIAEIIITKHRNGPTGTVKLLFEPQFTRFRNLATPNRG comes from the coding sequence ATGGTGCAGGAACTGAACTTTCAGGCTGTCAGTGATCGTCTTCCGCCCCAAAATATTGATGCCGAGGAAGCGATTCTCGGCGGTATCTTGCTGGATCCGGAGGCTATGGGTCGGGTTGCTGATCGATTACGCCCGGAAGCCCTCTATATCAACGCCCACCAGCAGATCTATCGGGCCATGCTGGCCCTGCATAGCCAGGGTAGACCCACAGATTTAATGAGTGTCACTGCCTGGCTGCAGGATCATCAACTCCTGGGCAAAGTGGGGGGGCAGGGGCGGCTGGCCCAACTGGTAGAACGCACGATCAGCGCTGTCAACGTAGACCAGTATGCCAGCCTGGTGATGGATAAGTACCTGCGTCGCAAACTGATCCAGGCAGGGCAGGAAGTGGTGCAACTGGGTTATGAAACGGGTACAGACCTAGCTACCGTCTTAGACCAATCCGAACAAAAGGTTTTCAGTATTACCCAAGATCGGCCTTCCCGAGGGCTGATGGCCACTTCCGACATCCTGACCGATACATTTTCGGACATCGAGAATCGCTCCCTGGGGCTGGTCCTGCCTGGGATCGCCTGTGGTTTCTATGATCTGGATGCCATGACTCAGGGATTCCAGCGATCGGACCTAGTGATTGTAGCAGGGCGTCCATCGATGGGAAAAACCAGCTTCGTGCTGAACATTGGCCGTAACATTGCTGCGTTCCATAAGATGCCGGTAGCCGTCTTCAGCCTGGAGATGTCCAAAGAGCAACTGGTTTACCGACTGCTATCGGGGGAATCCCAGGTGGAGAGTGGGCGGCTGCGGGCTGGTCGGATCAGCCAGAACGAATGGGAACCCCTGGGCCATGCCATCAGCAATCTCTCCCAGTTGCCCATATTTATTGACGATACCCCAGATATTACGGTCAATGAAATGCGATCGAAGGCCCGCAAGCTGCAGGCGGAGAGCGGCCAGCCCCTGGGTCTAATTTTGATTGACTACCTCCAGCTCATGGAGGGCAGTGGAGGGGATAACCGGGTCCAGGAACTGTCCAAAGTCACCCGAGGGCTGAAAGGCTTGGCCAGGGAGTTACAGGTACCGATCATTGCCCTGTCCCAACTCAGCCGGGGTGTGGAGTCCAGGACCAACAAGCGCCCCATGATGTCGGATTTGCGGGAATCCGGCAGTATCGAGCAGGACTCAGACCTGATCATGATGATTTATCGGGATGAGTACTACAACCCCGATACCCCCGATCGAGGAATTGCCGAAATCATCATCACCAAACATCGGAATGGCCCCACCGGCACTGTGAAACTGCTGTTCGAGCCCCAATTCACTCGCTTCCGCAACCTAGCCACCCCGAATCGCGGTTAA
- a CDS encoding FKBP-type peptidyl-prolyl cis-trans isomerase has protein sequence MRDILISLGVMLAFCLLLVVTQISTSRGSALAAEQPSVSIAEIQAPDPSISETPVLTLADATPLQVSMENNQTSVTTDSGLQYVELVEGTGATPQTGQMVTVHYTGTLENGKKFDSSRDRDRPFQFKIGVGQVIKGWDEGVGSMKVGGRRQLIIPPDLGYGAQGAGGVIPPNATLIFDVELLGVN, from the coding sequence TTGCGAGATATTTTAATTAGCCTGGGGGTCATGCTGGCCTTCTGCCTGCTGCTCGTGGTGACCCAAATCAGCACGAGCCGGGGCTCAGCCCTGGCGGCGGAACAGCCTTCGGTCTCGATCGCCGAAATCCAAGCTCCTGACCCATCGATTTCAGAAACACCCGTCCTGACTCTGGCCGACGCTACCCCCCTACAGGTTTCCATGGAAAACAATCAAACATCCGTTACGACTGACTCCGGTCTTCAGTATGTTGAACTGGTCGAAGGCACCGGAGCCACTCCCCAAACTGGGCAGATGGTGACGGTTCACTACACAGGCACCCTGGAGAATGGCAAAAAGTTTGACAGTTCCCGCGATCGGGACCGTCCCTTTCAATTCAAGATTGGCGTGGGCCAGGTGATCAAAGGTTGGGATGAGGGCGTCGGCTCGATGAAAGTTGGGGGTCGCCGCCAACTGATTATTCCACCCGATCTGGGTTATGGGGCTCAAGGGGCAGGAGGTGTGATTCCTCCCAATGCGACCCTGATCTTTGATGTGGAGCTGTTAGGCGTTAATTAG
- a CDS encoding phasin family protein, whose protein sequence is MDNNNWLQQLLMIGIGTTSLVAEKLREVSDEWVREGKINPEQAKGFVDDLMEHLKMEQGNFETQMQRQLRNVLQDIGVPRQSEMDELRGRLDRLERQMRDLENRLWR, encoded by the coding sequence ATGGACAATAATAACTGGCTGCAGCAGCTACTGATGATTGGTATCGGCACCACTTCCCTGGTAGCAGAGAAACTGCGCGAGGTCAGTGATGAGTGGGTGCGGGAAGGAAAGATCAACCCTGAACAAGCCAAGGGCTTTGTGGATGATCTGATGGAGCATCTTAAAATGGAACAGGGGAATTTTGAAACCCAGATGCAGCGTCAACTCCGCAATGTCTTACAGGATATTGGGGTGCCCCGTCAGTCGGAAATGGATGAATTGCGGGGCCGTCTGGATCGCCTGGAACGGCAGATGCGCGATCTGGAAAATCGCCTCTGGCGATAG
- the eno gene encoding phosphopyruvate hydratase produces the protein MIDSADTTIDIIRAREILDSRGRPTVEAEVHLINGVVGLAQVPSGASTGSFEAHELRDEDADRYNGKGVLKAVRNVEEEIAPELLGLDALDQVLVDRTMIDLDGTANKNRLGANAILAVSLATAKASAASLNIPLYRYLGGTLANILPVPMMNVINGGAHADNNVDFQEFMILPIGASTFRDALRCGAEVFAALSSVLKHKKLLTGVGDEGGFAPNLESNQAALDLLMAAIDQAGYKPGEEVALALDVAASEFYKEGQYTYDGAAHSAPEFIDYLAQLVDQYPIVSIEDGLHEEDWEHWKLLTEKLGSRVQLVGDDLFVTNSTRLQRGIENKAGNSILIKLNQIGSLTETLETIDLATRNAFRSVISHRSGETEDTTIADLAVATRAGQIKTGSLCRSERVAKYNRLLRIEDELGDQAVYAATIGFGPPARP, from the coding sequence ATGATTGACAGTGCAGACACCACGATCGATATCATCCGGGCACGGGAGATTCTTGACTCCCGTGGCAGACCTACTGTTGAGGCGGAGGTTCATCTGATCAACGGCGTTGTAGGGCTGGCACAGGTCCCCAGTGGAGCCTCTACAGGTAGCTTTGAAGCCCATGAGTTACGAGATGAAGACGCCGATCGTTACAACGGCAAAGGTGTTCTGAAGGCGGTTCGGAATGTGGAAGAGGAAATTGCACCAGAATTGTTAGGCCTGGATGCCCTGGATCAGGTTCTGGTGGATCGGACCATGATTGATCTGGATGGAACGGCCAATAAGAACCGTCTGGGGGCCAATGCGATTCTGGCTGTTTCTCTGGCAACGGCTAAGGCCAGCGCTGCTTCTCTGAATATCCCCCTGTATCGCTATCTGGGCGGAACGCTGGCAAACATTCTGCCAGTCCCTATGATGAATGTCATCAATGGGGGAGCCCATGCCGATAACAACGTGGATTTTCAGGAATTTATGATTTTGCCGATCGGCGCATCGACCTTTCGAGACGCCCTGCGCTGTGGTGCGGAGGTGTTCGCAGCCCTCAGTAGTGTCTTGAAGCATAAGAAATTGTTAACTGGGGTTGGAGATGAAGGGGGCTTTGCCCCTAACCTGGAGTCGAATCAGGCGGCCCTTGACCTGCTGATGGCTGCGATCGATCAGGCGGGTTATAAGCCTGGTGAAGAAGTGGCCCTGGCTTTGGATGTGGCGGCCAGTGAGTTTTACAAAGAGGGCCAGTATACCTACGATGGTGCGGCTCATTCGGCTCCTGAATTCATTGACTATTTGGCTCAACTGGTGGATCAGTACCCGATCGTCTCCATTGAGGATGGGCTGCATGAAGAAGATTGGGAACATTGGAAACTCCTGACCGAAAAATTGGGGAGTCGGGTGCAACTGGTGGGGGATGATTTATTCGTCACCAATTCCACCCGCCTGCAGCGGGGGATTGAAAATAAGGCGGGCAACTCGATTCTGATCAAGTTGAATCAGATTGGTTCCCTGACTGAAACCCTGGAAACGATCGACCTGGCGACCCGGAATGCTTTCCGATCCGTGATCAGCCACCGATCTGGAGAAACGGAAGACACCACGATTGCCGATCTGGCAGTGGCCACCCGGGCCGGTCAGATTAAGACTGGCTCTCTCTGCCGCAGTGAGCGGGTTGCCAAGTATAATCGGCTACTGCGGATTGAGGACGAATTGGGTGATCAGGCTGTCTATGCAGCCACGATCGGGTTTGGTCCCCCGGCCCGGCCATAG
- a CDS encoding iron uptake porin, whose amino-acid sequence MKQIWLQIGLMGILGWVSFHPSAAAQSRPGDSVADIDPAMLEVTSVSELTDVQPSDWAYQALESLIRRYGALTGYPDRRFRGNRTLSRDEFAAALYAFLQKIQQQVATDRGAIVLEQEDILTLKRLQAQYKVALPELANRLTDLETRTLNLQGRQFSPTTKLQGQAILAFTGGSAAGTTVVARTRLDWLTNFTPKSRLVVQLETGNNGLDAIGLAHQDGTNLLGTTGLLADGGGLDYTAVGSTVILRRLSYTFMPLPDLAITAGPQILPRDFIDRNSYANNSAVDFSSSFFVNNPLIVQNRIDRPGGAGAALVWKPSQSPFTFRALYAAANANLPTGNGGLLGGNQYQGSAEVEYRMHPAIAIRLQYTNANIDQTRINAGGINGEWAMTRKMGLFGRYGFGTYQGFNNLLGTNLDLSVQTWAIGVGFRDIGIPGTIAGIAIGQPLIENQLGNATQTNYEVFYNLFLSDTVSLTPTLSIVTHPNNRAGTTIWQGTVRTVFSF is encoded by the coding sequence GTGAAGCAGATCTGGTTGCAAATCGGGCTGATGGGCATCCTGGGCTGGGTCAGCTTCCACCCATCGGCAGCGGCCCAAAGTCGCCCTGGCGACTCTGTTGCCGATATTGACCCCGCCATGTTGGAGGTTACCTCGGTTTCTGAACTCACTGATGTTCAACCCTCTGACTGGGCCTATCAGGCCCTAGAATCCCTGATCAGGCGCTATGGGGCCTTAACCGGTTACCCCGATCGTCGCTTTCGGGGCAACCGAACGCTATCCCGCGATGAATTTGCTGCCGCCCTTTATGCCTTCCTGCAAAAAATTCAGCAACAGGTGGCCACCGATCGGGGGGCGATCGTCCTGGAGCAGGAGGATATCCTGACCCTCAAACGCCTGCAAGCGCAGTATAAAGTTGCCCTACCAGAACTGGCAAATCGTCTCACCGATCTGGAAACCCGGACCCTTAACCTGCAGGGAAGACAATTCTCACCAACCACAAAACTGCAGGGTCAGGCCATTCTGGCCTTCACCGGGGGGAGCGCTGCCGGAACCACCGTGGTTGCCCGTACCAGATTGGACTGGCTGACCAATTTCACCCCGAAATCCCGTCTGGTGGTGCAACTGGAAACCGGAAACAATGGCCTAGACGCGATCGGGCTGGCTCACCAGGATGGCACCAATCTGCTGGGCACAACCGGATTGCTGGCGGATGGGGGAGGGCTGGACTATACCGCTGTTGGGAGTACGGTCATCCTGCGGCGGCTATCCTACACGTTCATGCCCCTACCTGACCTGGCCATCACCGCAGGCCCCCAGATTTTGCCCCGTGATTTTATCGATCGCAACAGCTACGCCAATAATTCTGCCGTTGATTTCAGCTCCAGTTTCTTCGTCAACAATCCCTTGATTGTCCAGAACCGGATTGATCGGCCAGGTGGTGCAGGAGCAGCATTGGTCTGGAAGCCGAGCCAGAGCCCCTTCACCTTCAGAGCTCTCTATGCGGCAGCCAACGCCAATTTACCCACAGGGAATGGGGGGCTCTTGGGGGGGAATCAGTATCAGGGCAGTGCCGAAGTAGAATATCGGATGCATCCTGCGATCGCGATTCGCCTGCAATATACCAATGCGAACATCGATCAAACCCGCATCAATGCTGGGGGGATCAACGGGGAATGGGCTATGACCCGCAAAATGGGGCTATTCGGTCGCTATGGCTTCGGCACCTATCAGGGTTTCAATAACCTGTTAGGAACGAATCTGGACTTGAGCGTCCAGACTTGGGCGATCGGGGTAGGCTTCCGAGATATTGGGATTCCAGGTACCATTGCCGGAATCGCAATCGGCCAGCCCTTGATCGAAAACCAGCTAGGCAACGCAACCCAGACGAACTATGAGGTGTTCTACAATCTTTTTCTGAGCGACACCGTCAGCCTGACCCCCACCCTGAGCATTGTGACTCATCCGAACAACCGGGCTGGTACAACGATCTGGCAGGGCACTGTGCGGACGGTTTTCTCCTTTTAA